One genomic window of Gossypium hirsutum isolate 1008001.06 chromosome D11, Gossypium_hirsutum_v2.1, whole genome shotgun sequence includes the following:
- the LOC107904546 gene encoding uncharacterized protein, translating to MSWPPQSINKSLPDAKSIFFNLPKPTPCLPHVFLTAISLLFFISSTKRNPSFVKFLPFVSSDRRRFLKIPSMSHSGPPFATPQALSDWLKPRLPSDSLASWGVKPGTKNVHNLWLELSEGETTIVDSSPPLRTVNVVTVRVMGKDDLILVESRQQLSDGSFRDRFRPLSEKMKPNETVEEAVARAVKEELGSVIDPGSVRIVPGSYIKKLEERNSASYPGLPVRYVLHSVDAWVEGVPEEDFCTDEQEEYQDLNGTMELEKAVSVRKHFWKWVSSDSLRS from the coding sequence ATGTCATGGCCGCCACAATCAATAAACAAATCCCTACCCGACGCCAAATCCATTTTCTTCAACCTTCCAAAGCCAACACCTTGTCTTCCCCACGTATTTCTCACTgcaatttctcttcttttcttcatcTCCTCCACTAAACGCAATCCTTCCTTTGTCAAGTTCCTTCCTTTCGTTTCTTCAGACCGACGTCGTTTTCTCAAAATCCCATCCATGTCTCACTCTGGACCCCCCTTCGCAACCCCACAAGCCCTCTCCGATTGGCTCAAACCACGGTTACCTTCCGACTCGTTAGCTTCGTGGGGGGTCAAGCCTGGAACCAAAAACGTTCACAACCTCTGGCTAGAACTCTCCGAAGGCGAAACTACGATCGTTGATTCTTCCCCTCCGCTCCGTACGGTTAACGTCGTTACGGTTCGTGTGATGGGGAAAGACGACCTCATCCTCGTTGAATCTCGACAACAATTGTCTGACGGTAGTTTCAGGGATCGCTTTAGACCTCTGTCGGAAAAAATGAAGCCCAATGAAACCGTTGAAGAAGCCGTGGCTCGTGCCGTGAAAGAAGAGCTTGGTTCGGTAATTGATCCTGGGTCGGTCAGAATCGTGCCGGGTTCTTATATAAAGAAACTAGAGGAGCGTAATTCGGCGTCGTATCCGGGTTTGCCGGTGCGCTACGTTTTGCATTCGGTAGACGCGTGGGTTGAAGGTGTGCCGGAGGAAGATTTTTGTACTGATGAACAAGAGGAGTACCAGGATTTGAATGGGACCATGGAATTGGAGAAAGCAGTGTCTGTAAGAAAGCATTTTTGGAAATGGGTTAGTTCTGATTCACTTCGTTCTTGA
- the LOC107904545 gene encoding uncharacterized protein produces the protein MGKRMGKRRKSSKKGTAMAKNVVIVPSSAEKGMTLKNPTYKKQRNNENNEDPEDHQSPLRSIFCLKKIVDMKRVEETEDCFILDFNPFNSIDIAKLSAVNDGDEADLSVVAEKGQVACRDYPHSRHLCLQFPFDTTPHDRHCHLCYCYVCDSAAPCEFWVLHCDASEHVETWKSQRQVRIPKGQPSRF, from the exons ATGGGAAAACGAATGGGAAAACgaagaaaatcaagcaaaaagGGAACGGCAATGGCGAAAAATGTAGTAATAGTACCTTCATCGGCGGAGAAAGGTATGACATTAAAGAACCCCACGTACAAAAAGCAAAGGAATAATGAGAATAATGAAGACCCAGAGGATCATCAAAGTCCGTTGAGATctatattttgtttgaagaagaTCGTTGATATGAAACGGGTTGAAGAGACTGAGGATTGCTTTATTCTtgattttaatccttttaattcCATCGACATTGCTAAGCTTTCCGCCGTCAACGATGGCGATGAAGCTGATCTCTCCGTCGTCGCCGAGAAGGGCCAG gTGGCTTGTAGAGATTATCCACATTCAAGGCATCTATGTTTGCAATTTCCATTTGATACTACACCACATGACAGACATTGTCACCTG TGTTACTGCTATGTTTGTGATTCAGCTGCACCATGtgagttttgggtgttacattgtgATGCTTCAGAGCATGTTGAGACTTGGAAATCTCAAAGGCAAGTGAGGATTCCTAAGGGTCAGCCTTCTAGATTTTGA